A single genomic interval of Takifugu flavidus isolate HTHZ2018 chromosome 19, ASM371156v2, whole genome shotgun sequence harbors:
- the myct1a gene encoding LOW QUALITY PROTEIN: myc target protein 1 homolog (The sequence of the model RefSeq protein was modified relative to this genomic sequence to represent the inferred CDS: inserted 2 bases in 1 codon), which produces MAENNTSPLLETLQSFDAVPLIVAFCVSMAVGLILGAVANVILTWMYRRKTGSARITRCPPHRSRTWWNLPGFNRSRSYDCHSNNSLVSAALMSYRQISSXQIPNLKSSFRGFTFHLLLQDSQFTREADEGSQTCLSPTPTTSTGLVQTGTDCAATPPTLVSFWGNNNLRGFPNQSLLPAYEGILRAYDETCT; this is translated from the exons TCCCTTTGATCGTAGCGTTTTGTGTGTCCATGGCAGTGGGTCTGATTTTAGGGGCAGTGGCTAATGTGATCTTGACCTGGATGTACCGGCGCAAAACAGGTTCTGCCAGGATCACCCGCTGTCCACCTCACCGTTCACGCACATGGTGGAACCTTCCAGGATTTAACCGCAGCCGCAGCTATGATTGTCACAGCAACAACAGTTTGGTCAGTGCAGCGCTCATGTCATACCGCCAAATTTCCTC CCAGATCCCAAATCTCAAATCGAGCTTCAGGGGCTTCACTTTTCATCTCCTACTTCAGGACAGCCAATTCACAAGGGAGGCAGATGAGGGGAGCCAGACCTGTCTGTCACCTACACCGACCACGTCAACTGGACTGGTTCAGACAGGAACCGACTGTGCTGCAACTCCACCCACACTTGTGTCATTTTGGGGCAACAATAACCTGCGTGGTTTCCCTAACCAGTCACTACTTCCAGCCTATGAAGGCATTCTTAGAGCTTATGATGAAACATGCACCTGA